The stretch of DNA GGCGAGACGAACCATCTTCCCGTCCTGAACAAGGAGAACAAGGTCGTCGGAATCGTTACGACATACGATGTCTCGAAGGCGATCATAAAAGAGAATGTCAATGACAGCGTCTCGATGGTGATGTCGAGGAGCGTAATCACGACGACTCCCGAAGAGGCAGTCGATATCGCGGCGATGAAACTCGAGAGGAACAACATCAGCGCCCTGCCGGTTATTGATCCCGAAGGAAAACTTCTCGGGATTCTTACCGGAACGGATCTCGGAAAACTGCTCGGGAGGAGGTGGTACAAATGAAACTCCTTGTCAGGTTCCATAAAAGACGCGGCCAGGAGCCGATTATCGCGAGGACTGTCCTCGACACCGGCGTCCTGATAAACGTGGAGAGGGCCTACATCGAATCCATGGACGGCGAGGTCCTGATAGATGTCCCCAACGACAAGGCGAAGCTTGTATGCGAGAGGCTGAAGGCGTTCGGGGCCGAAGTAGAAAGGCTCGAAGAATCGGTGAGGCGCAAAGAGGAGGAATGCATCGACTGCGGGGAGTGCATCAGTATCTGCCCGCAGGGCGTCTTCTCCTTCGACAAGGACTGGAACATCACGATGAAGCAGGAGAACTGCGTTCTCTGCGGAAAATGCGTGGAGTCGTGCCCGCATTCGGCGCTCTCCATCCACCAGTAGGATATGCTCAGGGAACTGTTCAGGTATAAAACCACATTCGCCACGATACTTGCCGACGATGCGAAGTTCTTCGAACCGGCAAAGGAGGCGATGATCGATGCGAGACTTGAGATCGAATCAGAGATCTCGGTAAACCCCCTTTTTTTATCCAGCCTTGTCCCGGTCGAAAAAGAGACCGAATCCGTACACGTGGAGAGGATGGTCAGTGCAGCAAAGAAAGCCGGAACGGGCCCGATGGCTGCGGTCGCCGGAACGATTGCATGGGCGGGAGTGGAAGCGATGAAAGAAAACGGAGCCAAGGCGGCGGTTATAGACAACGGCGGGGACATCGCCCTGTTCTCGGATAAGGAGATCAGGATCGGACTGTACGCAGGGAATTCTTCGATGAGCAAAAAATCGGCATTTATCATTCCGCCCGGAAAAGAGATCTACGGAGTATGCACGTCATCGGCAACCGTAGGGCCTTCGATCTCGTTCGGAGTCGCCGATTCTGTCACCGTATTCTCAGCCGACGTCTCCCTTGCCGATGCATGGGCGACGATGATCTGCAACGACCTGAGATCGCCGATCTCTGAATATCCCATGAATATCGATGAGATGGGGGTAGACGGTGTATTCGCAACGTTCGGAAAAGAGAGTGCCGGGTGGGGTATTCTGCCTGAGATCAGGGCGGCGATAGTTGACACCGGCCTGATAACTTCGGGCTGAACCTACCACTCAAGGGAATTTGCATATTCTACTGCTTTGGTGTACGCCTTTCTGCCCGAAAACTTCCTCAGTATCTTCTCCCCGTCGGAAACATAGATGATCCCGTTATTATCCTCGATAATAAACCAGAGTTCGAAGATATCGAAATTTTCTATAAAGACTCCTTTTTCGAGCGACGAGGCGGGCTGGAGCATGAGGCGGTCGATAACGATCTCCGAGGGGTCCATCCTGAAATAATAATAGAACACCTGGAACGCATGCAGGAAATCGGATACCAGGAGCTCATTTTTGACTTCATCGTCGAGATCATCGATAATCGACGACAGCCTGTCATAATTGTCTTCGGCAATATCAAGTATCTGATCGGCAAGTTCGGCAAGTTCGATGCTGTCGGTCATAACTATTCTTTCTATTCTAATCCTCCCTGATTCATCCTATTTAGAATATGCAATAATAAAAATACCTGAATGATGACGGATGGCTATGGCCGGCAGATGCATCGCCGGCAACCCCCCGCCGCGGGTCGCTCCGCAGACCCGCGGATCGGCCCCGACCTCGGGGCCTCTCCTTTGCGATAACCGCTCAGGGGATAGCGAGTATCCCCTGAGCGGAGAGATGCGGGATATTCCTAGCGTGTTTTACTGCAGAGAAAATTCATAAAAAAAACAAATTCAACAGCCCGGGGGACCCTTGCCGGTCCCTTGGGCGTGCCGTGAATGGCTATCTTAAGGCAAGGCCCCTGGGCAGGGGCCGTCCGGCGGCCCGGCCGCCGGTGCCGGGGTCGCCTAAAGGACCCGGATTTTATAGCAAAGCGTATCATTTATCAGATTTAAGATAGCAGTTACTCATCAGCGATGTTCCAGGTATTCCTGATACTGTCATTAGTCCTGTTTGTCCTCTTCCTGGTCCCCTCGAAGTACAGGAGATATTTCGCCGCGGGAGGCTGGTCTTTCCTCGGGATCTTCTTCGTCCTCTTCTCTTTCGGCCACGTGGCGGAGAACGAATTCATCTACCCTGTGGCAGCGGTGCTCTCACTTCCGTTGTTTATTATAACGATCGCTGCATCTTATTCCGGGAACAGAACGGCATTCCGGATAACGACGGTGGCTGCGGTGGCGTTCATTGTTTATTCAGTAATCGCACCCAACCAGGCGATATCGGAATGGCTGATCAGGATGCAGGTGGACAACACGATCCTCGCTCTCGCCATGATCGGGCATCCTGCCGCGGCTCCTTCATGGGACTGTATCCTGAGCAACGGCTACGGGATTATAATCACATTCTCGTGTACGCCCATCGTCGGGACGGCGGTGATGCTCGGAATGGCAACAGGTATCGATGCAAACCTGAAACAGAAGATCGCGGCTGCCGGGTTCGTGATCCTCTCGCTGGCCGCCCTCAATATCGCGAGGCTCGTATTCGTAGTCAAGGCGTACTCGGAGCAGTGGTTCCCTTATTTCACTGACTTTGCATCGGGCGGATTTCCTGGACACGAGAGCTTCTTCTGGGCGCACAACGTCATAGGCAGGATCAGCTTCACTTTCCTTGCGATAATCCTTGTCGGGTGGGGACTGACGTATTTCATCCCGGATTTGAGGAAATTTTACCGCGAGATTCTCTACTTTTACTATAACGGGTTGAAAAAGATCTCCTCTTGCCGGTTTGACATGAAAGATATTTGACCCCAGATCCGAACTCCCTGAACTTCCGGGGATTTTATAGAGCAATTAAGATAATTATATCCCGCTCTCCGCAAAATAAGTACTGCGTGCGTCAGGAAGATATCGACTGGAAAATATACCATATTGTCGTCGACGAAAACAGCGTTTCCGCAGACGATATTTTATCCAAAACCGGTTTTGACAGGGAAACAGTAACGGGATCCCTGAAAAGGCTCGAGTTGAGCAGCCTTATAGAATATGACGGCGAAACGGCAAGGATACTCTCTCTTCACGAGATGCTCCTGAAATGCAGTATAAAGAATGCCGCGGCGGATCCCGAGAGTCCCATAATTATAGAGAACGGCGTTATCAAAGAGAACCCGAATTACAAGAGATAAGGTGCCGAATGACAGAAAAAGTATGTGTCCTCCGTCTCGGCCACAGGCCGGAGAGGGACAGGCGAGTTACAACCCATGTCGGACTTACAGCCCGTGCACTTGGTGCCGAAGGTATGTACCTGGCATCCGAAGACAAGAATATAAAACAGTCCATCGATGACGTTGCCGAAAGGTGGGGAGGAAATTTCTTCGTCGAAACGGGAGTCGGGTGGAAGAAATGTGTCAACGACTGGAAGGCCGACGGAGGCGTGGTCGTCCACCTAACGATGTACGGCGTTCCGATGACATCAGCCATCGAAGAGATCAAAAAACATGAAAAGGTTCTGGTGGTCGTCGGAGCGGAGAAGGTTCCGGCGGACATCTACAACATGACAGATTACAATGTCTCAGTTACGACCCAGCCGCATTCAGAGATCTCAAGCCTTGCTCTTTTTCTCGATCATCTCTCCGACGGCAAAAACCTCAATCTCGAATTTCCGGATGCAGATCTAAAGATAGACCCCTGCGAGAGAGGGAAGAGGTTCAAGGATTGAAGGGGCGTGTTCTTGTCGCGGGGTTTGCAACACGGCATGTTGCCTGCTCTGCGAAAAATGCCGGATACGAGGTCCATGCGATAGATGCGTTCTGCGATCAGGATCTGCAGTGGAATACGAAATCCTGCACTATCTTCGAGGATCTCGAATCGCTTCCCGGGCAGATAGAAGAGATCTGCAAAGAGATCGATCCCGATTATCTCGTGGTAACGTCGGGTGCAGAGGAGATCTCTGTCTCGAAGAAGATATCCGGAAGCTGTAAGGATAAAGCAGGGATCTTTACAGACAAACGGAAGATACAGGATTTCTTCCGGGAGAACTCGATCAGGGTTCCTGCGATCCTTTCCGACGGAAGCTACCCCACCATGCTCAAACCCTGCAAAGGAGCGGGCGGCTGGAGAAATACTGTCGTAGAATCCCCGGAGGAGGAAAACAACTTCTGTGAGATGTGGCCGGAGACACCATATATCCGCCAGGAGGTCGTAAAAGGAATCCCGTGCAGCGTATCGTGCATCGCATCCGGCGGAAGGGCGAAGGCGATCGCCGCAAATCTCCAGTATCTCAGGGGAGGCGACGGTGAGCGGGCCTACGGTTTCGCAGGCGCCGCGACTCCTTTTACGAACGAAAAGGCCGGTGAACTCATGAAAGAGGCCGAAAGGATCGCATCTTTATCGGGCTGCACCGGCTCGATAGGCATCGACTTCATCCTCTCGGACGACGGGATCTACGCAATCGAGGTCAACCCGCGTTTCCAGGCGACGCTTGATATCATCGAGATGTCGACAGGTTTCAACATATTTGAAGCGCACATAAACGCCTGCAAAGGAATAATCCCCGGATCTTTGCCCAAAGCAAAAAAGGTGATCGCAAGGAGGATCATATTCGCGGATCGCGATCTGATCGTTAAGGACGACCTGAAGAAATACTACCCGTACGTAGCAGATATTCCCCGTAAAAACAGCCAAATAGAAGAAGGCGGAGCGATAATCAGTGTTTACGGAGAAGGGGACACTCTTGCAGGTGCCGAATCGTCACTGGATAAAACTATTAAAGAAATTGGCAGATATATAAGCAGATGGTAGCTGTAGAAGATGCACTTAAAAACGATGCGGTAAGAGCCTATCTCTTTCGCCTCGTCGGGGAAGAGGGGCTTGATTTAATCGATAAATTTCCTTTGGAGGGTGAATACAGCGACGAGGATCTTGCCGAGAGAACGGGGATCAACTTAAACAGCGTCAGGCATACCCTTTACACTCTCTACGGAAAGCGTCTGGCCGAATACCGCCGTATAAAGAATGCCGAGACAGGCTGGCTCACCTATCTCTGGGTCATGAAGTTCGAAAACCTCGACGCAACTCTCTCCGAAGAGATGGATGACATTCTTGAGATTCTCAAGGCGAGAGAGGATTACGAACTCCTGAACGACTTCTATATCTGCAACAAATGCGGCCTGAGATATACGTTCGACGAGGCGATGGCGAGGGACTTCATATGCATCAACTGCGATGAGAAGATGGACCATTTCGACAACGATCTCCTTGCCGAAGCTCTGAAGCGGCGTGTCGACGCCATAAAGGAAAACCTGGGGAAAGTGTGAAGATATCAGATATAGATCCAATAACTCTTTTAAAAAAATCAGGCTGTCCTGATAACGTCATCGAACACTGTATTTCAGTACGGGATCTTGCGGTGGTCTTCGCCCGAAATGCACCGGTGGACAGGGAACTTGTAGAAAAGGGAGCGCTTCTTCACGACATCGGACGCTGCCGGACGCATTCGATTGCTCACGGTCAGGCGGGTGCAGAGATCTGCAGGGATTACGGGCTCCCGGAAGAGATCTGCCGCATCGTCGAGACGCATATAGGTGCAGGACTAACCGCAGAAGAATGCCGCGAGGAAGGGCTCAAACCCATCGATTGCGTTCCGAAAACCCTTGAGGAGAAGATCGTTGCGCATGCCGACAACCTGATCAAGGGCACAAAAGAGATTACAATCGATGAAAGACTTCGTCTTTCGGCAAACCTGTCTGAGGCTGCCAGGAAGAGAATGAAGGACCTCTCGGACGAGATCGAGAAGTACAGGTAATTCAGATTACTATTTTTCTGACCTGAGGGAGCGACCTGAGCTCTTCATATACGGTCGCGGGAAGGTTGGACTCAAGTATTACTACGAGTTTCGGGTCCTCGGACAGCACGGGATCGGTTACGAATATCTGTCTTATCGAGAGGTTGTGATCGGTTATCACCTTGACGGCCGCACCGACGATTCCTTTCTGGGCGGCGTCCTTCGGGTATATCGTGATGACGGCAAGACCGAGTGCATCCGCAACCTGCGTCAGGTCAGGCGTCACACGCAGGTTGAGAAATATATCCCTGATCTCCTTAAGGCTTAGTATCCTTTTTGCGGTTGCGTCGATTACCCTCCGGTCGGTTCCGATCTTCTTCGCAATGTGTGTCGCAGGGATCTCGATCCCGTTGCAGACTATGCGCCCCTTCTCGTTTATTCCCAGTCCATTCTCCAAAAAATACTTGACTACCATCGTCTGAGACGGCGAATCGGCAAATTCACGGAGAATTTGAGTCCACATGAATAATCATATCCATCTTTGTATGTAAATATACATCGGTTTGAGGAAATGCAGGATACTTTAAATACCGGATCTCTTTTAAAATCAAAAACAGCCAAAATCCTGACATCAAAATCGTAAGTTATTTTATCTTGGAAGTCCTTTTTATTAAGGTCACAGGCGAGGGTTGCCAAGCCAGGTCAAAGGCGCTAGGTTGAGGGCCTAGTCACGTAGGTGTTCGAGGGTTCGAATCCCTTCCCTCGCATTTTTGATTTTAAAGTTTATTATAATTTTAATCTGACTTTTTTCTAAAAAGCTTAATTATTATTTCATGAGATCCATAAAGTGCAAAACTTTGCGAAATTGCGAGAAATCTGCAAGTACTTCCGGGGGCTAAAAGGACCGACTCAAGATCGATTCTCACAGAAGTGTAATGGAGGAGATGATTAAAATCTACGTTCCCTACATGGTCCTGGCAAGCCCTCAATGAACGAGGGCAAAGCGATAAATATGATGGCAAAAAACCTGACGACATTAAACCACTGGAAAAAGTGGGGATGTACAATGAGCATAACCAACGAAAGCCTGATAGCCCCCTGTGGCATGAATTGCAGTTTGTGCGTTGCTTATCAATCACAGAAATATGACCTGAGAAAAAAGGGTTTTCAAAGGCAATATTGCACCGGCTGTCTCCCCCGGGGCAAAAACTGTCTACACATGGGCGGTAAATGCGAGCTTATGAGAGATGGGCGAGTCCGATTTTGCTTTCAGTGCGTGGATTTCCCCTGCAAGCACCTTAAAGCACTGGATAAGCGATACAGCAGCAAATACCACATGAGTATGATTGAAAATCTAAAATATATTCAGGAACATGGTATTTCAGCCTTTCTTGAGGAGCAGGAAAAGAAATGGAGATGCGAAAAGTGCGGCGGGGAAATATGCTGCCACAATGGCCTCTGCCTCGCCTGTGATTTGGAGTTTTGGCGCAAGAACAGAAAATACCGTTGGGGAGAGCAATAAATAAGTGACAGAATATTTATCTCTACATTGCCCGGAGCCTTTTGAGTCCGTCCAGACAGTTTTTAAATAAAAATCTTCCGCTTTTTTTCGGACACCCTGGCCATTGATACGAACAATTATAGATTTGGCTTGCAATTAATCATTGAATACAGGAATGAGAGAGAATCCGAGTGTTTAAGCAGGGAAAATAAAATCGAGTTAATCCATATACTCCTCGCCTCCTCAACAGAATAAAGAACGGGCAAGCAGTACTTGTTCCCACTGTACGCTATCTCCTTTACCAACCCCTTTATCCCTTCATCCCCATTTTCTCATCGAGCCAGTCGAACTTGGAGGCAAAAGACTGCCCGAACGCCCCGAGTTGGCAGTGCGACCCGGCACCGTACTCGTCTGAGAATATTATGAGTTCACGTTCGCAGGTTAGGTGGTCGTAGAGTTCTTCTGCCTGCTCCGCGTCCGGGTCGAAGTGATCGGCCGCACCTGCAGTGACCAGCGTGGGGCAACTAATATTCTCGGCGATTCCGGCGAGTGAGAAATCCATCCATTTCGCCCAGAACTGTGCCGGTGTGCTGACATTGAAGACGAACATACCGTTCTCGTTCAGCCAGCGGGTTCCGGTGTCGTTATCCATGGCTTCCAGGATGGCTTCGTTGAACTCGACCGGATCCGTCTGCAACCATTCTTTCAGGTCCTCTTCCGTCATGTTCGCAGCCTCTCCACCGCCTTCCTGCAGGTTTCGCAGGAGATTCTCTCCGACGTCGTAAGTGCCTCCGTCGGCGATCAGCGCCGTGATCCGGGGATCATATGCGGCACCGCGGGGAGCGAGGTAGCCCCCGAGAGAAATACCCCAGAGTGCAATCCGGTCTTTGTCGACGTCGGAACGGTTCAACGCATAATCCACAACAGGTTCGATAACATTCTCCCAGTCGGCACGGAACGGGATATGCTGAACCCGTATAACTTCTCCCTGGCCCGGCCCTTCGAATGTCAGGACGTTGTACCCGCGTTTTATTCCTTCCATCGCGTATGGATGAAGCTCTTCCTGGCAGCCGTCAAAGCCGGTCTGGATGATTAGGAGCGGCCGTGGTGCGCCGGAATCATCGACCATGTAAAAGTATCCCGGCAGCGTCGTATTCTCATACGGAATCTCGACAATCTCGTAAGGGACGTCGTCGAGCGCTAGTGCATCGCGAAACGCTTCCCGGCTCTTTTCCCAGGTCTCCACGATGCGGGGATCGGTGGAGTTGCCATGCAGGAAGAACTCTGCCGTGCGATAATAGGTTGCAGCCCTGTAGTATGCCTCCATTGCGGTAACATTGTGACCTGCTGCCAAGCTCTCGTCACCCGCATTTCTGATGGCGTCCGCGGTCTTCTTCCATTCACTGTACCAGCTCTCAAAGTCTCCTTCGTCGATCCGGGATGCGGTGGCAAGGCACTCCCCGATATCTGCCTCTCCCGAATACGTGGCGCCAAGTGTACGCCGGAGCTCGAAAGCAAATTCCGGGTCGGCAAATATGAGCGAAGAGGAATTAGCGGCAGATTCGTTGGCTTCAGTTATGGCATTTGAATCCTGCGATTGCTGGGCCGGGCCGGTACAGCCTGCAGAAATTGTAAAAACAATTGTTATCAGAACGGCGATCGCGATTAGATCAGCTCTCCCGGGTTTCATAGTGGACTTTGGAATGATAGAATAACAATGATGATAAGAGTTACGAAAATTCAACAGAGAATAACTATGACCTCCGGTTTTCATCGGATCAACAGACATGAAGTTCGGAGAGTTGACTTCAAGAAAGGCTAAACTGATCAGGAGAGAACCTTTCGGAGCGGTGGACATCGAGGACGATCTCTGCTCCATAATTTAGTCCCTTGAAAGTGCCGTAATTATCGCATGCAACTCGGAACCCAAATTCAACCTGGAAGAGGCGTATTTCAATCTGGATTTCATTATGCCAGGGGAGAGAAAGATCAACCTGATAATAAATCAGAAAAAACGGTGAAATGGATGAACAATCTGAAGGTCAATTTTGGGCTGATATAAACAAACCGGACTTTAGATTTCCCTAACTTTTTTGACAAGAATTCCGTGTTTCAAGTGACCGCACCTGAATCATACCGGCAACTTTGAATTCTAAAATGCAGGCCATAACACCAGGATTTTCCATGGATCTGCCGACAGATAATTCAGGGCAGGATCATAAGAGAAAATTTTTATTAATATAGTAACACATGAATGACAATACTAAACTGTAAGAAATATAATTTCCATCTTTGAAGTTTTTAGGAAATAGATATCCAAAAATTTACAATAAAAAGGTTATTTTAATTCTTAGATTTATATATTCAGTGTTTGATCATATTTATTGAATATTATTATTTGAATAATATTTATTTTGATCATATTTATATATAATCATCCATAATTATTTTTTAGCGGTTTTCAGTAACACCAGCCGCTTGTTAACTGCCCGTAAAAGCGGTAATATTTCATCTCGTATCATTGGAGAAAATATGAAAATCGCTGCTGTTTCAACGAGAAACAA from Methanolacinia petrolearia DSM 11571 encodes:
- a CDS encoding 4Fe-4S binding protein, with protein sequence MKLLVRFHKRRGQEPIIARTVLDTGVLINVERAYIESMDGEVLIDVPNDKAKLVCERLKAFGAEVERLEESVRRKEEECIDCGECISICPQGVFSFDKDWNITMKQENCVLCGKCVESCPHSALSIHQ
- a CDS encoding alpha/beta hydrolase family protein, producing the protein MKPGRADLIAIAVLITIVFTISAGCTGPAQQSQDSNAITEANESAANSSSLIFADPEFAFELRRTLGATYSGEADIGECLATASRIDEGDFESWYSEWKKTADAIRNAGDESLAAGHNVTAMEAYYRAATYYRTAEFFLHGNSTDPRIVETWEKSREAFRDALALDDVPYEIVEIPYENTTLPGYFYMVDDSGAPRPLLIIQTGFDGCQEELHPYAMEGIKRGYNVLTFEGPGQGEVIRVQHIPFRADWENVIEPVVDYALNRSDVDKDRIALWGISLGGYLAPRGAAYDPRITALIADGGTYDVGENLLRNLQEGGGEAANMTEEDLKEWLQTDPVEFNEAILEAMDNDTGTRWLNENGMFVFNVSTPAQFWAKWMDFSLAGIAENISCPTLVTAGAADHFDPDAEQAEELYDHLTCERELIIFSDEYGAGSHCQLGAFGQSFASKFDWLDEKMGMKG
- a CDS encoding MarR family transcriptional regulator yields the protein MRQEDIDWKIYHIVVDENSVSADDILSKTGFDRETVTGSLKRLELSSLIEYDGETARILSLHEMLLKCSIKNAAADPESPIIIENGVIKENPNYKR
- a CDS encoding transcription factor, translating into MVAVEDALKNDAVRAYLFRLVGEEGLDLIDKFPLEGEYSDEDLAERTGINLNSVRHTLYTLYGKRLAEYRRIKNAETGWLTYLWVMKFENLDATLSEEMDDILEILKAREDYELLNDFYICNKCGLRYTFDEAMARDFICINCDEKMDHFDNDLLAEALKRRVDAIKENLGKV
- the artA gene encoding archaeosortase A, translated to MFQVFLILSLVLFVLFLVPSKYRRYFAAGGWSFLGIFFVLFSFGHVAENEFIYPVAAVLSLPLFIITIAASYSGNRTAFRITTVAAVAFIVYSVIAPNQAISEWLIRMQVDNTILALAMIGHPAAAPSWDCILSNGYGIIITFSCTPIVGTAVMLGMATGIDANLKQKIAAAGFVILSLAALNIARLVFVVKAYSEQWFPYFTDFASGGFPGHESFFWAHNVIGRISFTFLAIILVGWGLTYFIPDLRKFYREILYFYYNGLKKISSCRFDMKDI
- a CDS encoding tRNA (cytidine(56)-2'-O)-methyltransferase; translation: MTEKVCVLRLGHRPERDRRVTTHVGLTARALGAEGMYLASEDKNIKQSIDDVAERWGGNFFVETGVGWKKCVNDWKADGGVVVHLTMYGVPMTSAIEEIKKHEKVLVVVGAEKVPADIYNMTDYNVSVTTQPHSEISSLALFLDHLSDGKNLNLEFPDADLKIDPCERGKRFKD
- a CDS encoding ATP-grasp domain-containing protein, yielding MKGRVLVAGFATRHVACSAKNAGYEVHAIDAFCDQDLQWNTKSCTIFEDLESLPGQIEEICKEIDPDYLVVTSGAEEISVSKKISGSCKDKAGIFTDKRKIQDFFRENSIRVPAILSDGSYPTMLKPCKGAGGWRNTVVESPEEENNFCEMWPETPYIRQEVVKGIPCSVSCIASGGRAKAIAANLQYLRGGDGERAYGFAGAATPFTNEKAGELMKEAERIASLSGCTGSIGIDFILSDDGIYAIEVNPRFQATLDIIEMSTGFNIFEAHINACKGIIPGSLPKAKKVIARRIIFADRDLIVKDDLKKYYPYVADIPRKNSQIEEGGAIISVYGEGDTLAGAESSLDKTIKEIGRYISRW
- a CDS encoding TIGR00295 family protein, which codes for MKISDIDPITLLKKSGCPDNVIEHCISVRDLAVVFARNAPVDRELVEKGALLHDIGRCRTHSIAHGQAGAEICRDYGLPEEICRIVETHIGAGLTAEECREEGLKPIDCVPKTLEEKIVAHADNLIKGTKEITIDERLRLSANLSEAARKRMKDLSDEIEKYR
- a CDS encoding UPF0280 family protein; amino-acid sequence: MLRELFRYKTTFATILADDAKFFEPAKEAMIDARLEIESEISVNPLFLSSLVPVEKETESVHVERMVSAAKKAGTGPMAAVAGTIAWAGVEAMKENGAKAAVIDNGGDIALFSDKEIRIGLYAGNSSMSKKSAFIIPPGKEIYGVCTSSATVGPSISFGVADSVTVFSADVSLADAWATMICNDLRSPISEYPMNIDEMGVDGVFATFGKESAGWGILPEIRAAIVDTGLITSG